One Cellulomonas soli DNA window includes the following coding sequences:
- a CDS encoding quinone-dependent dihydroorotate dehydrogenase, translating to MYRLLFDLVLRRLPPEKAHELAFDLIRAVAAVPGLRALVHLFFPTPAAGAVELWGRRFPSRLGVAAGFDKDARCVTGLTMLGFGYVEIGTITAHGQPGNEAPRMWRMVEQRALRNRMGFNNAGSAVAAERLQRLRATRAGRAAVVGVNIGKTKVTAPEDAPADYATSAGRLAPYADYLVVNVSSPNTPGLRDLQAVSSLRPILEATRAAADEATDRAGRPRVPLLVKIAPDLSDEDVDAVADLALELGLEGVVAVNTTIAHDLGPGGVSGPPLLSRGLDVVARLRGRLGPEPVIIGVGGITTPSDAREYLAVGATLVQGYTAFIYQGPFWASRIARGLASDAGRTSATGVA from the coding sequence GTGTACCGGCTCCTGTTCGACCTCGTCCTGCGCCGTCTGCCTCCCGAGAAGGCGCACGAGCTCGCCTTCGACCTGATCCGTGCGGTCGCTGCCGTGCCCGGGCTGCGTGCACTCGTGCACCTGTTCTTCCCGACGCCGGCGGCCGGTGCCGTCGAGCTGTGGGGTCGTCGGTTCCCTTCCCGGTTGGGCGTGGCGGCGGGGTTCGACAAGGACGCCCGGTGCGTGACCGGACTGACGATGCTCGGCTTCGGCTACGTCGAGATCGGCACGATCACGGCGCACGGGCAGCCCGGCAACGAGGCGCCGCGGATGTGGCGGATGGTCGAGCAGCGTGCTCTGCGCAACCGGATGGGGTTCAACAACGCCGGGTCGGCCGTCGCGGCGGAACGCCTGCAGCGTCTGCGGGCCACCCGTGCAGGGCGTGCGGCGGTCGTCGGGGTGAACATCGGCAAGACGAAGGTGACCGCTCCGGAGGACGCCCCCGCCGACTACGCGACCAGCGCCGGGCGGCTCGCACCGTACGCCGACTACCTGGTCGTGAACGTGTCCTCCCCGAACACGCCGGGCCTGCGCGACCTGCAGGCGGTCTCGAGCCTGCGCCCGATCCTCGAGGCCACCCGGGCGGCGGCCGACGAGGCCACCGACCGCGCCGGGCGACCGCGGGTCCCGCTCCTGGTCAAGATCGCCCCGGACCTGTCGGACGAGGACGTGGACGCGGTCGCCGACCTGGCCCTGGAGCTCGGGCTCGAGGGTGTGGTCGCTGTCAACACGACCATCGCGCACGACCTGGGACCGGGCGGTGTGTCGGGCCCGCCGCTGCTGTCCCGTGGCCTCGATGTGGTCGCCCGGCTGCGCGGCCGGCTCGGGCCGGAGCCGGTGATCATCGGCGTCGGCGGCATCACGACGCCTTCCGACGCGCGCGAGTACCTGGCCGTCGGTGCGACGCTGGTGCAGGGGTACACCGCGTTCATCTACCAGGGGCCGTTCTGGGCCTCGCGGATCGCGCGCGGCCTCGCGTCCGACGCCGGTCGGACGTCCGCGACGGGGGTGGCGTGA
- the yczR gene encoding MocR-like transcription factor YczR: MTPNDVPTDRRMGSHRLHQVLGSWQRTGATYTALADGLRAAVQSGAVPLSSRLPSERELAATLGLSRTTTTAAYDVLREEGFLISRRGSGTVTTLPPGAVDKITTHTVLTGPADLVDLSAAAPSAPPELHGAYLAALDMLPAHLSGNGYSPVGLPVLRQAIADWYTARGTPTGPDQVLVTHGAQQAIHLLVESYAGPGDRVVVEQPTYPHAIDAVRAAGARPVPVPAGPDGLDVDLFESTLRQVAPRLAYLIPDHRNPTGTSLSSEDRARVRAAARRHRTVVVGDEALTELTLDGPAPSSFPGDGEAAGFVVAIGSASKSFWGGLRIGWVRAHPDVVARLAARRRHVDVGTALLEQLVTAHLLTHREPLLERRRAELRERRDLLVDLLADRLPDWRTSAPPGGLALWVDLGLPVSSALAALAGHHGVRLAPGPAFGVDTSLERYLRIPFSETPDALRRGVDGLSAAWAGLGGTAPARGGYEGTPAYV; this comes from the coding sequence ATGACGCCGAACGACGTCCCCACCGACCGCCGCATGGGCAGCCACCGCCTCCACCAGGTGCTCGGCTCCTGGCAGCGCACCGGTGCCACGTACACCGCGCTCGCCGACGGTCTGCGCGCCGCCGTGCAGTCCGGGGCCGTCCCGCTGAGCAGCAGGCTGCCCAGCGAACGCGAGCTCGCCGCGACCCTCGGCCTGTCCCGGACGACCACCACGGCGGCCTACGACGTGCTGCGCGAGGAGGGGTTCCTGATCAGCCGACGCGGTTCGGGCACCGTCACCACCCTGCCACCCGGTGCGGTCGACAAGATCACCACGCACACGGTGCTCACCGGACCGGCCGACCTGGTCGACCTCTCGGCCGCCGCACCCTCCGCACCACCCGAGCTGCACGGCGCCTACCTCGCCGCGCTCGACATGCTCCCCGCCCACCTGAGCGGCAACGGCTACTCCCCCGTCGGCCTGCCGGTGCTGCGCCAGGCGATCGCCGACTGGTACACCGCACGCGGCACGCCCACGGGCCCGGACCAGGTCCTCGTCACGCACGGTGCCCAGCAGGCCATCCACCTGCTCGTCGAGTCGTACGCCGGACCAGGCGACCGCGTCGTCGTGGAGCAGCCCACCTACCCGCACGCCATCGACGCGGTCCGCGCCGCCGGCGCCCGACCAGTGCCGGTGCCCGCCGGGCCCGACGGCCTGGACGTCGACCTGTTCGAGTCCACGCTCCGACAGGTCGCGCCCCGGCTCGCGTACCTCATACCCGACCACCGCAACCCGACGGGCACGAGCCTGTCGTCGGAGGACCGCGCCCGGGTCCGTGCGGCCGCACGGCGGCACCGGACCGTCGTCGTCGGCGACGAGGCCCTCACCGAGCTCACGCTCGACGGGCCCGCACCCTCGTCCTTCCCCGGCGACGGCGAGGCGGCGGGTTTCGTGGTCGCGATCGGCTCGGCGTCGAAGTCCTTCTGGGGTGGCCTGCGCATCGGCTGGGTCCGCGCGCATCCCGACGTCGTCGCCCGGCTGGCGGCCCGCCGTCGGCACGTCGACGTGGGCACCGCGCTGCTCGAGCAGCTCGTGACCGCCCATCTGCTGACGCACCGGGAGCCGCTCCTGGAGCGACGGCGCGCCGAGCTGCGCGAACGGCGTGACCTCCTCGTGGACCTGCTGGCGGACCGGTTGCCCGACTGGCGCACGTCGGCGCCGCCCGGAGGGCTCGCGCTGTGGGTCGACCTCGGCCTGCCCGTCTCCTCGGCGCTGGCGGCGCTCGCGGGTCACCACGGCGTGCGCCTGGCTCCCGGACCGGCGTTCGGCGTCGACACCAGCCTCGAGCGGTACCTGCGGATCCCGTTCAGCGAGACGCCCGATGCGCTGCGCCGGGGCGTCGACGGGCTGAGCGCCGCATGGGCGGGTCTCGGCGGCACGGCCCCTGCCCGCGGCGGCTACGAGGGCACACCCGCCTACGTCTGA
- the yczE gene encoding membrane protein YczE — protein sequence MLGVSPSTPPTAATARTGPTTPDLPAAPDRAPVRRGAQLLVGLVLFSLSIAMLVHAGLGSMPWDVLSQGISRRTGYSFGTVTLVLSALVLAGWIPLRQRPGIGTIANVLVIGVLVDPALALLDRLPDPLPLVARIALVVAGIALNAVATGLYIGARLGPGPRDGLMTGLVARTGRSVRLVRTSIEVVVVAAGWLLGGTVGLGTLAFAVAIGPLVHLLLPLLSVRTSPVAPAAADDRQGAVHDGQGAVHDGQGAVEVAERR from the coding sequence ATGCTCGGTGTGAGCCCATCGACACCGCCCACCGCGGCCACCGCCCGCACCGGACCGACGACGCCCGACCTGCCTGCCGCCCCCGACCGGGCGCCGGTCCGACGTGGTGCCCAGCTGCTCGTCGGGCTCGTGCTCTTCTCCCTGTCCATCGCGATGCTCGTGCACGCCGGGCTGGGCAGCATGCCCTGGGACGTGCTCTCCCAGGGGATCTCGCGGCGCACCGGCTACTCGTTCGGGACGGTGACGCTCGTCCTGAGCGCGCTCGTCCTGGCCGGCTGGATCCCCCTGCGCCAGCGCCCGGGCATCGGCACGATCGCCAACGTCCTGGTCATCGGGGTGCTCGTCGACCCCGCGCTGGCTCTGCTCGACCGGCTGCCGGACCCGCTGCCGCTGGTCGCCCGGATCGCCCTGGTCGTCGCAGGGATCGCGCTGAACGCGGTGGCGACCGGCCTGTACATCGGGGCCCGGCTCGGGCCCGGCCCGCGCGACGGGCTGATGACCGGCCTGGTCGCACGCACGGGCCGCTCGGTGCGACTGGTGCGCACGTCGATCGAGGTGGTGGTCGTCGCGGCGGGTTGGCTCCTCGGGGGCACCGTCGGCCTGGGCACCCTGGCCTTCGCGGTGGCGATCGGACCGCTCGTGCACCTGCTCCTGCCGCTGCTCAGCGTGCGGACCTCGCCCGTGGCCCCGGCCGCGGCTGACGACCGGCAGGGTGCGGTGCACGACGGGCAGGGTGCGGTGCACGACGGGCAGGGTGCGGTGGAGGTCGCCGAACGGCGCTGA
- a CDS encoding aldo/keto reductase family protein, giving the protein MVNYRHLGRSGLKITEIIYGNWLTHGSQVENETATACVRAALDAGITTFDTADVYANTKAETVLGEALKGERRASLEILTKVYWPTGPGGANDSGLSRKHIMESIEGSLRRLQTDYVDVYQAHRYDLSTPLEETMQAFADVVRAGKALYIGVSEWTADQIRAGHALAGQLGFQLVSNQPQYSALWRVIEGEVVPTSAALGISQVVWSPVAQGVLTGKYLPGQPAPEGSRGTDTKGGARMIGRFLEQEETLRRVQELRPIADELGLTMAQLAVAWVLQNPNVSAAIIGASRPEQVAENVKASGVVIPAELLARIDATLGDSVVSDPGETARTAPGPR; this is encoded by the coding sequence ATGGTCAACTACCGACACCTGGGCCGTTCCGGCCTGAAGATCACCGAGATCATCTACGGCAACTGGCTCACGCACGGCTCGCAGGTCGAGAACGAGACGGCGACCGCGTGCGTGCGCGCCGCGCTCGACGCGGGCATCACCACCTTCGACACCGCGGACGTCTACGCCAACACCAAGGCCGAGACGGTCCTGGGCGAGGCGCTCAAGGGCGAGCGTCGCGCCTCGCTCGAGATCCTCACCAAGGTGTACTGGCCGACGGGTCCGGGCGGAGCCAACGACTCGGGGCTGTCCCGCAAGCACATCATGGAGTCGATCGAGGGCTCGCTGCGCCGGCTGCAGACCGACTACGTCGACGTCTACCAGGCCCACCGGTACGACCTGTCGACCCCTCTCGAGGAGACGATGCAGGCGTTCGCCGACGTCGTGCGCGCCGGCAAGGCGCTGTACATCGGCGTGAGCGAGTGGACGGCCGACCAGATCCGGGCCGGGCACGCGCTCGCCGGGCAGCTCGGCTTCCAGCTCGTCTCGAACCAGCCGCAGTACTCGGCCCTGTGGCGCGTCATCGAGGGCGAGGTCGTCCCCACGTCCGCCGCGCTCGGCATCTCGCAGGTCGTGTGGTCCCCGGTCGCCCAGGGCGTCCTGACGGGCAAGTACCTGCCCGGGCAGCCGGCCCCCGAGGGGTCGCGCGGCACCGACACGAAGGGCGGCGCACGGATGATCGGCCGCTTCCTGGAGCAGGAGGAGACGCTGCGTCGGGTCCAGGAGCTGCGCCCGATCGCCGACGAGCTCGGTCTGACGATGGCGCAGCTGGCCGTCGCCTGGGTGCTGCAGAACCCGAACGTGTCGGCGGCCATCATCGGGGCGTCACGTCCGGAGCAGGTCGCCGAGAACGTCAAGGCGTCCGGCGTGGTCATCCCCGCCGAGCTCCTGGCCCGCATCGACGCCACGCTCGGCGACTCGGTCGTGTCCGACCCGGGCGAGACGGCTCGCACGGCACCTGGACCCCGCTGA
- a CDS encoding DUF3043 domain-containing protein codes for MFGRDKDPQPLTPPPSAEPAKELRHAVDDPGKGRPTPKRKEAEAANRRPLVPDDRKAAAKVERAKAREQRDREYQAMQTGDERYMPVKDRGPVRRYVRDHVDARRNLGELFLPVAFVFLLLQFFVAKSSPVLAFAALIVLYVYITATVLDGWLMWRGLKKRLVAKFGTAATQRGLTMYAVTRAFQIRRARLPKPLVKHGQYPV; via the coding sequence GTGTTCGGACGCGACAAGGACCCTCAGCCGCTGACTCCCCCGCCCAGCGCGGAGCCCGCGAAGGAGCTGCGCCACGCCGTCGACGATCCCGGCAAGGGCCGTCCGACGCCCAAGCGCAAGGAGGCCGAGGCCGCCAACCGGCGTCCCCTCGTGCCGGACGACCGCAAGGCCGCGGCCAAGGTCGAGCGGGCGAAGGCCCGTGAGCAGCGCGACCGCGAGTACCAGGCCATGCAGACCGGCGACGAGCGCTACATGCCCGTCAAGGACCGCGGTCCTGTCCGCCGGTACGTGCGCGACCACGTCGACGCGCGCCGCAACCTCGGTGAGCTGTTCCTGCCCGTCGCGTTCGTCTTCCTGCTGCTGCAGTTCTTCGTGGCGAAGTCCTCACCGGTGCTGGCCTTCGCCGCCCTGATCGTGCTGTACGTGTACATCACGGCGACGGTCCTGGACGGCTGGCTCATGTGGCGCGGTCTCAAGAAGCGCCTGGTGGCGAAGTTCGGCACCGCGGCCACGCAGCGAGGCCTGACGATGTACGCGGTGACCCGCGCGTTCCAGATCCGTCGGGCGCGGCTGCCCAAGCCGCTCGTCAAGCACGGCCAGTACCCCGTCTGA
- a CDS encoding dipeptidase, with protein sequence MTATSPGIPAELTVDVVERLRGRTAAAFGPLRADLEALVRIPSVSNADFDQAHVQASAEAVADLLRGAGIHDVQVLSVTGADGRQGAPAVVARRPGPAGAPTVLLYAHHDVQPPGEAAHWDTDPFEPVERDGRLFGRGAADDKAGVVAHLGALRVLGEDLGVGVTVFVEGEEEVGSPTFVDFLHTHRDLLAADVIVVADSSNWKVGVPGLTTSLRGLVDCTVEVAVLDHAVHSGMFGGPVLDAPTLLARLIATLHDENGDVAVAGLVTASDPSVDYDEADLRADTSLLEGARFAGTGPLTARMWTRPAIAVIGLDAPRVATASNTITPRASAKLSVRIAPGQDPAEAMVAVRAHLVARAPFGAQVTVTDGELGKPFQAPTDSEAMQAARWAFAQAWGTDPVDIGVGGSIPFIADLLEVFPQAAILVTGVEDPDSRAHGANESVHLGELEKVVLAETLLLARLGNRTS encoded by the coding sequence GTGACTGCCACCTCCCCTGGAATCCCTGCCGAGCTCACCGTCGACGTCGTGGAGCGCCTGCGTGGGCGCACCGCGGCCGCGTTCGGCCCGTTGCGCGCCGATCTCGAGGCCCTCGTGCGCATCCCCAGCGTGTCGAACGCCGACTTCGACCAGGCGCACGTGCAGGCCTCGGCCGAGGCGGTCGCCGACCTGCTGCGGGGCGCCGGGATCCACGACGTGCAGGTGCTGAGCGTGACCGGGGCGGACGGTCGTCAGGGCGCCCCCGCCGTCGTGGCGCGCCGACCCGGGCCGGCCGGGGCGCCCACGGTGCTGCTCTACGCCCACCACGACGTGCAGCCTCCGGGCGAGGCGGCGCACTGGGACACCGACCCCTTCGAGCCCGTCGAGCGCGACGGTCGCCTGTTCGGTCGCGGTGCCGCGGACGACAAGGCGGGCGTGGTCGCGCACCTGGGCGCGCTGCGTGTGCTCGGCGAGGACCTGGGTGTGGGTGTCACGGTCTTCGTGGAGGGTGAGGAGGAGGTGGGCTCGCCGACGTTCGTCGACTTCCTGCACACCCACCGGGACCTGCTCGCGGCCGACGTCATCGTCGTCGCGGACTCCAGCAACTGGAAGGTCGGGGTGCCCGGCCTGACGACGTCGCTGCGAGGCCTGGTCGACTGCACGGTCGAGGTCGCCGTGCTCGACCACGCGGTGCACTCGGGCATGTTCGGCGGCCCCGTGCTCGACGCCCCGACGCTGCTCGCGCGGCTCATCGCGACGCTGCACGACGAGAACGGTGACGTCGCCGTGGCAGGCCTGGTCACCGCGAGCGACCCGAGCGTCGACTACGACGAGGCCGACCTGCGCGCCGACACCAGCCTGCTGGAGGGCGCGCGGTTCGCGGGGACCGGTCCGCTCACCGCGCGGATGTGGACGCGGCCGGCGATCGCGGTCATCGGGCTGGACGCCCCGCGCGTGGCCACGGCGTCGAACACGATCACGCCGCGCGCGTCCGCCAAGCTGTCCGTGCGCATCGCCCCCGGGCAGGACCCGGCCGAGGCCATGGTCGCCGTGCGCGCGCACCTGGTCGCCCGTGCGCCGTTCGGGGCGCAGGTCACCGTGACCGACGGCGAGCTCGGCAAGCCCTTCCAGGCACCGACGGACTCCGAGGCGATGCAGGCCGCCCGGTGGGCGTTCGCGCAGGCCTGGGGCACCGACCCGGTCGACATCGGCGTGGGCGGCTCGATCCCGTTCATCGCGGACCTGCTCGAGGTCTTCCCGCAGGCGGCGATCCTCGTCACCGGCGTCGAGGACCCGGACAGCCGGGCGCACGGCGCCAACGAGTCGGTGCACCTCGGTGAGCTGGAGAAGGTCGTGCTGGCCGAGACGCTGCTCCTGGCCCGTCTGGGGAACCGCACCTCCTGA
- a CDS encoding acyl-CoA thioesterase yields the protein MTRTLQLAYTTFRPRPAVAGQTVLSPSVTRMRVHVGDLDLYRHVNNGTYLQMMDVGRSNFLADLGAFDLLNARGWYPVVAASTVKYRRSLTLGQRFDLTTRLLGWDERVAYLEQSFTRGHEHVARGLVAGRFLGRDGSRVPAPDVVTLMTGADVTSPDLPDDVRAWARAVDVAAR from the coding sequence GTGACCCGCACCCTGCAGCTCGCCTACACCACGTTCCGCCCGCGGCCCGCGGTGGCGGGGCAGACCGTGCTGTCGCCGTCGGTGACCCGCATGCGCGTGCACGTGGGCGACCTCGACCTGTACCGGCACGTGAACAACGGCACGTACCTGCAGATGATGGACGTCGGGCGCAGCAACTTCCTCGCCGACCTCGGCGCGTTCGACCTGCTCAACGCCCGCGGCTGGTACCCGGTCGTGGCCGCCTCGACGGTCAAGTACCGCCGTTCGCTGACGCTGGGCCAACGCTTCGACCTGACCACGAGACTGCTCGGCTGGGACGAGCGGGTCGCCTACCTCGAGCAGTCGTTCACGCGAGGGCACGAGCACGTGGCCCGCGGCCTGGTCGCGGGCCGGTTCCTCGGGCGCGACGGCTCGCGCGTCCCCGCGCCCGACGTCGTGACCCTCATGACCGGCGCGGACGTGACGAGCCCCGACCTGCCCGACGACGTCCGGGCGTGGGCGCGGGCCGTGGACGTCGCCGCCCGCTGA
- a CDS encoding DJ-1/PfpI family protein, translating to MSTGSALRVGIFVFDGAEELDVVGPYEVLSWWAAHSDLHPDVVTFSTDGSGVRCAKGLNLVPDLAADEVGPLHVLVYPGGHGTRALAEDSAHLEWVRAMRASTPLVTSVCTGALVLAAAGLLAGRPATTHWAAYDELAVIDPSVLTDTEARFVDDGDVITSAGVSAGIDMALHLVARLESTAMARRVRRGIQYDPAPPV from the coding sequence GTGAGCACAGGCAGTGCGCTCCGGGTCGGCATCTTCGTCTTCGACGGCGCCGAGGAGCTCGACGTGGTCGGGCCGTACGAGGTGCTGTCGTGGTGGGCTGCGCACTCCGACCTGCACCCGGACGTCGTGACGTTCTCGACCGACGGCAGCGGCGTGCGGTGCGCCAAGGGCCTGAACCTGGTGCCCGACCTGGCTGCGGACGAGGTCGGTCCGCTGCACGTGCTGGTCTACCCCGGAGGTCACGGCACCCGGGCGTTGGCCGAGGACTCGGCGCACCTGGAGTGGGTGCGGGCGATGCGCGCCTCGACGCCGCTGGTCACGAGCGTGTGCACCGGGGCGCTCGTGCTCGCCGCCGCAGGGCTGCTCGCGGGGCGGCCCGCAACGACCCACTGGGCGGCCTACGACGAGCTGGCGGTCATCGACCCGAGCGTGCTGACCGACACCGAGGCCCGGTTCGTCGACGACGGTGACGTCATCACGTCCGCGGGCGTCTCCGCGGGGATCGACATGGCGCTGCACCTGGTGGCACGCCTGGAGTCGACCGCGATGGCCCGGCGGGTGCGCCGTGGCATCCAGTACGACCCGGCTCCCCCGGTCTGA
- the nadA gene encoding quinolinate synthase NadA, producing MTTPRPGAFTEPLPSALLLLGRGVDLASERGVECVGDLPAPSDPDLVERARAARAALGERAFVLGHHYQRDEVIAFADVTGDSFKLAREAAARPEAEFVVFCGVHFMAESADILTAENQQVVLPDLAAGCSMADMAAIDQVEDAWDVLVDAGVAQDTVPVTYMNSTAAIKAFTGRHGGTVCTSSNAHVALRWAFDRVGGLAGTGKVLFMPDQHLGRNTAVRLLGLSLEDCVVFDPRKPGGGLTARQLKDARMILWRGHCSVHGRFSAQNVADIRAADPATTVLVHPECRHEVVTAADMVGSTEYIIKALDAAEPGSSWTIGTELNLVRRLANAHPDKQIHYLDSTVCFCSTMNRIDLPHLVWTMEQLVAGRVVNRIVVDADDAHWARVALDQMLALPGY from the coding sequence CTGACGACCCCCCGTCCCGGTGCGTTCACCGAGCCGCTGCCCTCCGCGCTCCTGCTGCTCGGGCGTGGTGTCGACCTCGCCTCCGAGCGCGGGGTCGAGTGCGTGGGCGACCTGCCGGCGCCTTCCGACCCCGATCTGGTGGAGCGCGCGCGTGCCGCGCGTGCCGCCCTCGGCGAGCGTGCCTTCGTGCTGGGGCACCACTACCAGCGCGACGAGGTGATCGCGTTCGCCGACGTGACGGGCGACTCGTTCAAGCTCGCGCGCGAGGCGGCTGCACGGCCCGAGGCGGAGTTCGTCGTCTTCTGCGGCGTGCACTTCATGGCCGAGTCCGCCGACATCCTCACCGCCGAGAACCAGCAGGTCGTGCTGCCCGACCTGGCCGCAGGCTGCTCGATGGCCGACATGGCCGCGATCGACCAGGTCGAGGACGCGTGGGACGTGCTCGTGGACGCCGGGGTCGCCCAGGACACCGTGCCCGTCACGTACATGAACTCGACGGCCGCCATCAAGGCGTTCACCGGGCGGCACGGCGGCACGGTCTGCACGTCCTCGAACGCGCACGTCGCGCTGCGCTGGGCGTTCGACCGTGTCGGTGGCCTTGCGGGCACCGGCAAGGTGCTGTTCATGCCGGACCAGCACCTGGGACGCAACACCGCGGTCCGGCTCCTGGGGCTCTCGCTCGAGGACTGCGTGGTCTTCGACCCGCGCAAGCCGGGTGGCGGGCTGACCGCCCGGCAGCTGAAGGACGCGCGGATGATCCTGTGGCGCGGGCACTGCTCGGTGCACGGGCGGTTCTCTGCGCAGAACGTCGCCGACATCCGCGCGGCCGACCCGGCCACGACCGTGCTCGTGCACCCCGAGTGCCGGCACGAGGTCGTCACCGCTGCGGACATGGTGGGCTCGACGGAGTACATCATCAAGGCGCTCGACGCGGCCGAGCCGGGCTCGTCGTGGACGATCGGCACCGAGCTGAACCTCGTGCGCCGCCTGGCGAACGCCCACCCGGACAAGCAGATCCACTACCTGGACTCGACGGTGTGCTTCTGCTCGACGATGAACCGCATCGACCTGCCCCACCTGGTGTGGACCATGGAGCAGCTCGTCGCCGGGCGCGTCGTCAACCGGATCGTCGTCGACGCCGACGACGCCCACTGGGCACGCGTGGCCCTCGACCAGATGCTGGCGCTGCCGGGCTACTGA
- a CDS encoding glycerate kinase family protein: MRVLLAPDGFGSSLTAAQVAATVRDAWASVAPDDEIVLRPLSDGGPGFLDALRSLPGALVVPVSVPSPIGRPVPAEVLVVDGAVRTAYVETAQAIGLPLVPADRRDPGRTTTVGVGSLLEAALRTGATRVVVGLGGSSTNDAGAGMLAGLGLEPAEVLAGGGGGLGVLGAGDLAGLPGLRERLRDVEILVATDVDVPLLGLTGASAGFAAQKGATPEQAQELERQLDAFARAAVAALGDAVRPDLLGGRATVTRLTQAPGAGAAGGLGFGLSLLGARLVPGAALVADLVGLDEALAGVDLVVTGEGRFDWQSLHGKVASQVATRALAAAVPTVVLAGEVSVGRRELLAAGITAAYAVGDTPEEVRAALADPVGSLRARAIRVARTWSR, encoded by the coding sequence GTGCGCGTCCTCCTGGCCCCTGACGGCTTCGGCTCCAGCCTGACCGCGGCGCAGGTCGCCGCCACCGTCAGGGACGCCTGGGCGTCGGTCGCCCCGGACGACGAGATCGTCCTGCGACCGCTCTCGGACGGCGGGCCCGGGTTCCTCGACGCCCTGCGCTCGCTGCCGGGCGCCCTGGTCGTCCCCGTGAGCGTGCCGTCGCCGATCGGTCGTCCGGTGCCCGCGGAGGTGCTCGTGGTCGACGGTGCGGTGCGCACCGCGTACGTCGAGACCGCGCAGGCGATCGGGCTCCCGCTCGTCCCGGCCGACCGCCGCGATCCCGGGCGGACCACGACGGTCGGCGTCGGCTCCCTGCTGGAGGCGGCCCTGCGCACGGGTGCGACCCGCGTCGTCGTGGGGCTGGGCGGTTCGTCGACCAACGACGCGGGTGCGGGCATGCTCGCCGGGCTCGGTCTCGAACCGGCCGAGGTCCTCGCCGGCGGCGGCGGCGGGCTCGGCGTGTTGGGTGCGGGCGACCTGGCGGGCCTGCCCGGGCTGCGCGAGAGGCTGCGCGACGTCGAGATCCTGGTCGCCACGGACGTCGACGTCCCGCTCCTCGGGTTGACCGGGGCCAGCGCCGGGTTCGCGGCCCAGAAGGGTGCCACTCCCGAGCAGGCCCAGGAGCTCGAGCGTCAGCTCGACGCGTTCGCCCGCGCCGCCGTGGCCGCGCTCGGCGACGCCGTACGCCCCGACCTGCTGGGCGGGCGTGCGACCGTCACCCGGCTCACGCAGGCCCCGGGCGCGGGGGCGGCCGGGGGGCTGGGCTTCGGGCTCTCGTTGCTCGGTGCGCGTCTGGTTCCCGGTGCGGCGCTCGTGGCGGACCTCGTCGGGCTCGACGAGGCGCTCGCGGGGGTCGACCTGGTCGTCACCGGCGAGGGCCGGTTCGACTGGCAGTCGTTGCACGGCAAGGTCGCCTCGCAGGTCGCGACGCGTGCGCTCGCGGCGGCCGTGCCGACCGTCGTGCTGGCCGGCGAGGTGAGCGTGGGACGGCGCGAGCTGCTGGCAGCCGGCATCACCGCGGCCTACGCCGTCGGGGACACGCCCGAGGAGGTGCGCGCGGCGCTGGCCGATCCGGTCGGCTCGCTGCGCGCGCGTGCGATCCGGGTCGCGCGCACCTGGTCGCGCTGA
- a CDS encoding HesB/IscA family protein — protein MSETTETATHGVLLSDVAAAKIRSLLEQEGRDDLRLRVAVQPGGCSGLIYQLYFDERVLDGDALKDYDGVEVVVDRMSVPYLDGATIDFADTIEKQGFTIDNPNAGSACACGGSFS, from the coding sequence ATGAGCGAGACCACCGAGACCGCGACGCACGGCGTCCTCCTTTCCGACGTGGCCGCGGCCAAGATCCGGAGCCTGCTCGAGCAGGAGGGTCGCGACGACCTTCGGCTGCGCGTCGCGGTGCAGCCCGGCGGCTGCTCGGGCCTCATCTACCAGCTGTACTTCGACGAGCGGGTGCTCGACGGCGACGCCCTCAAGGACTACGACGGCGTCGAGGTGGTCGTGGACCGCATGAGCGTGCCCTACCTGGACGGCGCGACGATCGACTTCGCGGACACGATCGAGAAGCAGGGCTTCACGATCGACAACCCGAACGCCGGCAGCGCGTGCGCGTGCGGCGGCTCGTTCAGCTGA
- a CDS encoding sulfurtransferase TusA family protein has product MTGTEGPATGAPSPAPRADVVVDARGLLCPAPVIRLARAAREHTPGTVLTVLATDPAAALDVPAWARMRGHTVVPTPETSREPEEVAAVPEDALVVVSVRLG; this is encoded by the coding sequence GTGACCGGCACCGAGGGGCCCGCGACGGGCGCACCCTCACCCGCACCGCGGGCTGACGTGGTGGTCGACGCCCGCGGCCTGCTGTGCCCCGCACCCGTGATCCGCCTCGCGCGGGCGGCCCGGGAGCACACACCCGGCACCGTGCTGACCGTGCTCGCCACCGATCCCGCGGCCGCGCTCGACGTGCCCGCCTGGGCCCGCATGCGCGGGCACACCGTGGTGCCCACGCCCGAGACGTCCCGGGAGCCCGAGGAGGTTGCTGCCGTGCCGGAGGACGCGCTCGTCGTGGTCTCCGTGCGTCTGGGCTGA